In Planococcus shixiaomingii, the DNA window GCATTTCCACCCGGGCTCTTGGATCGAGGCCAGAAGCCGGTTCATCCAAAATAAGGATTTTTGGATCATGGATCAATGCACGCGCAAGGCAAAGGCGTTGCTTCATCCCGCGAGACAACAAGTCGACGTATTCATAGCGCTTATGCTCCAAATTGACAAGTTCCAGCAATTTCGGAATCAGGGCTTCACGTTCTTTCGGTTTCAAGCCATAGCTGGCGCCGTAAAAATCCAAGTATTCGTCCGCTTTCAATTGGTCATAAACCCCGAAGAAATCTGGCATATAGCCAATTTGTTTTCTTACCTCATGCGCATGTTTTGTTACGCTCAACCCATTCACAAAAGCATCACCTGAAGTTGGCTGAAGAAGTGTGGCCAATATGGAAAAGGTCGTGGATTTTCCTGCGCCATTGGCTCCGACAAACCCGAAAACGGTGCCGTCTTCCACTGTCAAATCTAAATTTTTCAACGCATAAAAAGATCCGTATTTTTTTGTTAACCCCACTATTTCAATCATGGCGCGACCACTCCTTTCAACTTAAGTTTTGGCAAAGTAACTTCTGGCGGGCTGGAGGCGGATGCATTGACTTGAAGTGAAAACTTGATAATGCCTTCCGGTGAAATATATTGTTCAACTTGTTTATCGAACGTTTCACCGCTGCCTAAAATTTCTTCGTATTTACTGGTTTCAGCATTCCATATGGAAATTGGTACACTTTGATTAGACAAATTAATTTTCAATTCTTCCCATTTAGCTTGCTTTAAATCAATCGCATCTACCACTTTGTATGAAATC includes these proteins:
- a CDS encoding ABC transporter ATP-binding protein; the protein is MIEIVGLTKKYGSFYALKNLDLTVEDGTVFGFVGANGAGKSTTFSILATLLQPTSGDAFVNGLSVTKHAHEVRKQIGYMPDFFGVYDQLKADEYLDFYGASYGLKPKEREALIPKLLELVNLEHKRYEYVDLLSRGMKQRLCLARALIHDPKILILDEPASGLDPRARVEMRDILKELKAMGKTILISSHILPELAEMCDTIGVIDAGELIAQGSVADIQAQLQSEKVLRVKIAGPIKEAVLFFENDPFISKIVESPDKQLVQFLYRGSEEDQMKLLQKAVANHLPILSFAEEETDLEDVFMAITKGADVG